One Scomber japonicus isolate fScoJap1 chromosome 1, fScoJap1.pri, whole genome shotgun sequence DNA window includes the following coding sequences:
- the thap11 gene encoding THAP domain-containing protein 11: MPGFTCCVPGCYNNSHRDRDLRFYTFPKDTALRELWLRNISRAGVSGCFSTFQPTTGHRVCSVHFAGGRKTYSIRVPSLFPLRGVNERRSRRGRGRKVSSAAPAPGAAATSGIVLTNVSNVLGSTVEGAEANAGGEASDDSITVVQIGQNGEYLGTARLPAQSEGTSYSAPVCSSDDLTADDSSVETVHQAPVQYVSVTSSPLDHSYSLTTGTTSAELLRKLNEQRDIIALMEVKMKEMKATIRQLRVAEAKLQEEVRERDRLLYGKSVAFVSVRNKM; this comes from the coding sequence TCACCTGCTGTGTCCCTGGCTGCTACAACAACTCGCACCGGGACCGGGACCTGCGCTTCTACACGTTTCCCAAAGATACGGCGCTGCGGGAGCTGTGGCTGCGGAACATCTCCCGGGCCGGGGTCAGCGGCTGCTTTAGCACCTTCCAGCCCACCACTGGACACAGAGTCTGCAGCGTGCACTTCGCTGGCGGGAGGAAAACATACAGCATCCGAGTGCCGTCCCTCTTCCCTCTGCGGGGGGTGAACGAGAGGCGAAGCCGGCGGGGTAGGGGCAGGAAAGTGTCCTCGGCGGCTCCCGCTCCCGGCGCAGCAGCGACCTCCGGGATCGTCCTCACTAATGTGAGTAATGTCCTGGGCAGCACGGTAGAAGGAGCCGAGGCTAATGCTGGCGGCGAGGCGAGCGACGACAGCATCACCGTGGTTCAGATAGGCCAGAACGGGGAGTACTTGGGCACGGCGCGGCTGCCCGCTCAGTCGGAGGGGACGTCCTACTCCGCTCCAGTGTGCAGCTCCGACGACCTGACAGCAGACGACTCATCGGTAGAAACGGTGCACCAGGCGCCTGTGCAGTAcgtcagtgtgaccagcagccCGCTGGACCACTCTTACTCGCTGACCACCGGCACCACGTCCGCCGAGCTGCTGCGGAAACTGAATGAGCAGCGGGACATCATCGCACTCATGGaggtgaagatgaaggagaTGAAGGCGACCATCCGCCAACTCCGGGTGGCTGAGGccaagctgcaggaggaggtgcGGGAGCGGGACCGGCTGCTGTACGGCAAATCGGTGGCTTTTGTTAGTGTCCGCAATAAAATGTGA